The following are from one region of the Mycolicibacterium diernhoferi genome:
- a CDS encoding 3-hydroxyacyl-CoA dehydrogenase NAD-binding domain-containing protein: MTVENTIQWDQDADGIVTLTLDDPTGSANVMNEHYRESMHNAVNRLEAEKESVTGVVLASAKKTFFAGGDLKGLIKLGPEDAAEAFELAESAKRDLRRLETLGIPVVAAINGAALGGGLEIALATHHRIAADARGVVIGLPEVTLGLLPGGGGVARTVRMFGVQKAFTEILSTGTRFNPAKAKEIGLVDELVKSVDELIPAAKKWIKENPEAGVQPWDAKGYKMPGGTPASPALSAILPSFPATLKKQLKGAPVPAPRAILDAAVEGAQVDFDTASRIESRYFVKLVTGQTAKNMIQAFFLDQQSISGGASRPDGIGSTPITKIGVLGAGMMGAGIAYVSAKAGYDVVLKDVTIEAAQKGKAYSEKIEAKALQRGTTTQEKSDALLAKITPTADPADLAGVDFVIEAVFEDETLKHKVFGEIEDIVEPNAILGSNTSTLPITGLAAGVKRQEDFIGIHFFSPVDKMPLVEIIKGEKTSDEALARVFDYTLAIKKTPIVVNDSRGFFTSRVIRTFVNEAMALLGEGIEPTTIEQAGGQAGYPAPPLQLLDELNLELLQKISIASKAAAVNEGTTYVEHPGELVVEKMIELGRPSRLKGAGFYEYVDGKRAGLWPGLRETFNSGSTTIPLQDAIDRLLFSEALETQKCFDEGVLKTSADANVGSILGIGYPAWTGGSAQYIVGYEGPHGVGKAAFVARAKELAARYGDRFTPPASLES; encoded by the coding sequence ATGACAGTAGAGAACACTATTCAGTGGGACCAGGATGCCGACGGCATCGTCACCCTGACGCTGGACGACCCGACCGGCTCGGCCAACGTGATGAACGAGCACTACCGCGAGTCGATGCACAACGCGGTGAACCGTCTGGAGGCCGAGAAGGAATCGGTCACCGGCGTGGTGCTGGCGAGTGCGAAGAAGACCTTCTTCGCCGGTGGTGACCTCAAGGGCCTGATCAAGCTCGGCCCGGAAGACGCGGCCGAGGCGTTCGAGCTCGCCGAATCCGCCAAGCGTGACCTGCGCCGACTGGAGACACTCGGGATCCCGGTGGTCGCCGCAATCAACGGCGCCGCCCTCGGTGGCGGCCTGGAGATCGCGCTGGCCACCCATCACCGCATCGCCGCCGACGCACGCGGCGTGGTGATCGGCCTGCCCGAGGTCACCCTGGGCCTGCTGCCCGGCGGTGGCGGCGTCGCCCGCACCGTGCGCATGTTCGGCGTACAGAAGGCCTTCACCGAAATCCTGTCCACGGGGACCCGGTTCAACCCGGCCAAGGCCAAGGAGATCGGCCTGGTCGACGAGCTGGTCAAGTCGGTCGACGAGCTGATCCCCGCCGCGAAGAAGTGGATCAAGGAGAACCCCGAGGCCGGCGTGCAGCCGTGGGATGCCAAGGGCTACAAGATGCCCGGCGGCACCCCGGCCAGCCCGGCCCTGTCGGCGATCCTGCCGTCCTTCCCGGCGACGCTGAAGAAGCAACTCAAGGGAGCGCCGGTGCCCGCACCGCGGGCCATCCTGGATGCCGCCGTCGAGGGCGCGCAGGTCGACTTCGACACCGCCTCGCGCATCGAGAGCCGCTACTTCGTGAAGCTGGTGACCGGGCAGACCGCCAAGAACATGATCCAGGCGTTCTTCCTCGATCAGCAGTCCATCAGCGGCGGCGCATCACGCCCGGACGGTATCGGCTCGACCCCGATCACCAAGATCGGCGTGCTCGGCGCGGGCATGATGGGCGCCGGAATCGCCTACGTATCGGCCAAGGCCGGCTACGACGTCGTGCTCAAGGACGTCACCATCGAGGCCGCCCAGAAGGGTAAGGCCTACTCGGAGAAGATCGAGGCCAAGGCGCTGCAGCGCGGTACGACCACCCAGGAGAAGAGCGACGCGCTGCTCGCCAAGATCACCCCGACCGCCGACCCCGCCGATCTGGCCGGTGTCGATTTCGTGATCGAGGCGGTGTTCGAGGACGAAACCCTCAAGCACAAGGTCTTCGGCGAGATCGAGGACATCGTCGAACCCAACGCCATCCTCGGCTCGAACACCTCCACCCTGCCGATCACCGGTCTGGCGGCCGGCGTGAAGCGCCAGGAGGACTTCATCGGCATCCACTTCTTCTCCCCCGTGGACAAGATGCCGCTGGTGGAGATCATCAAGGGCGAGAAGACCTCTGACGAGGCGCTGGCCCGGGTGTTCGACTACACCCTGGCGATCAAGAAGACCCCCATCGTGGTCAACGACAGCCGCGGGTTCTTCACCTCTCGGGTGATCCGGACCTTCGTCAACGAGGCCATGGCGCTGCTGGGCGAGGGCATCGAACCCACCACCATCGAGCAGGCGGGCGGCCAGGCCGGCTACCCCGCGCCTCCGCTGCAGCTGCTCGACGAGCTCAACCTGGAACTGCTGCAGAAGATCTCGATCGCCTCCAAGGCCGCGGCCGTGAACGAGGGCACGACCTACGTCGAGCACCCGGGTGAGCTCGTGGTCGAGAAGATGATCGAACTCGGCCGTCCGTCACGCCTGAAGGGTGCGGGCTTCTACGAGTACGTCGACGGCAAGCGGGCCGGGTTGTGGCCGGGCCTGCGGGAGACCTTCAACTCCGGCAGCACCACGATCCCGCTGCAGGACGCCATCGACCGCCTGCTGTTCTCCGAAGCCCTGGAGACGCAGAAGTGCTTCGACGAGGGTGTCCTGAAGACCAGTGCCGACGCGAATGTCGGGTCGATCCTGGGCATCGGGTACCCGGCCTGGACCGGTGGTTCCGCGCAGTACATCGTCGGCTACGAGGGTCCCCACGGTGTCGGTAAGGCCGCGTTCGTGGCCCGGGCCAAGGAGCTGGCCGCCCGCTACGGCGACCGCTTCACCCCGCCCGCCTCGCTGGAAAGCTAG
- a CDS encoding acetyl-CoA C-acetyltransferase encodes MSEEAFIYEAIRTPRGKQRGGALNEVKPISLVVGLVDEIRSRFPDLDETMISDLILGVVSPLGDQGAVLARTAVLAAKLPDTTGGVQMNRFCGSGLEAVNTAAQKVRSGWDDLVLAGGVESMSRVPMGSDGGAWANDPETNYAVSFVPQGIGADLIATMEGFSREDVDGYAVRSQQKAAAAWSGGYFAKSVVPVRDQNGLVILDHDEHMRPATTLESLAKIKPAFTGIGAMGGFNEVALQKYHTVEKINHVHHGGNSSGIVDGAALLLIGSEKAGKVQNLTPRARIVATATSGADGTIMLTGPTPATRKVLDRAGLTVDDIDLFELNEAFASVVLKFQKDLNIPDEKLNVNGGAIAMGHPLGATGAMITGTMVDELERRGAKRALITLCIGGGMGVATIIERV; translated from the coding sequence ATGTCTGAAGAAGCCTTCATCTATGAGGCGATCCGCACCCCGCGCGGTAAGCAGCGCGGCGGCGCCCTGAACGAGGTCAAGCCGATCAGTCTGGTGGTCGGCCTGGTCGACGAGATCCGTTCTCGATTCCCCGATCTGGACGAGACCATGATCAGTGACCTGATCCTGGGTGTGGTGTCCCCGCTGGGCGATCAGGGCGCGGTGCTGGCCCGTACCGCCGTGCTGGCCGCCAAGCTGCCCGACACCACCGGCGGCGTGCAGATGAACCGGTTCTGCGGATCCGGCCTGGAAGCGGTCAACACCGCCGCGCAGAAGGTGCGTTCGGGCTGGGACGACCTGGTGCTCGCCGGCGGCGTGGAGTCGATGAGCCGGGTCCCGATGGGCTCGGACGGTGGCGCCTGGGCCAACGACCCGGAGACCAACTACGCGGTGTCCTTTGTGCCCCAAGGCATCGGCGCGGATCTGATCGCCACCATGGAGGGCTTCTCGCGCGAGGACGTCGACGGCTACGCGGTGCGCAGCCAGCAGAAGGCCGCCGCGGCCTGGTCGGGCGGCTACTTCGCGAAGTCCGTCGTGCCGGTCCGCGATCAGAACGGCCTGGTCATCCTGGACCACGATGAGCACATGCGCCCGGCCACCACCCTGGAGAGCCTGGCCAAGATCAAGCCCGCCTTCACCGGTATCGGTGCCATGGGTGGCTTCAACGAGGTCGCGCTGCAGAAGTACCACACGGTCGAGAAGATCAACCACGTGCACCACGGCGGCAACAGCTCGGGCATCGTCGACGGCGCCGCCCTGTTGCTCATCGGTAGCGAAAAGGCCGGGAAGGTACAAAATCTCACCCCACGGGCCCGCATCGTGGCCACCGCCACCAGCGGCGCGGACGGCACCATCATGCTCACCGGCCCGACCCCGGCCACCCGCAAGGTCCTCGACCGGGCCGGCCTGACCGTCGATGACATCGACCTGTTCGAGCTGAACGAGGCGTTCGCCTCGGTGGTGCTGAAGTTCCAGAAGGATCTGAACATCCCGGACGAGAAGCTCAACGTCAACGGTGGCGCCATCGCGATGGGCCACCCGCTCGGCGCCACCGGCGCCATGATCACCGGAACCATGGTCGACGAACTCGAACGTCGCGGTGCCAAGCGTGCACTGATCACGCTGTGCATCGGCGGCGGCATGGGCGTGGCCACCATCATCGAGCGCGTCTAG
- a CDS encoding flavin-containing monooxygenase — protein sequence MSQLLEPGVTLDADELRDALAEANVPCLIGVLYQLTGDARWLAEPYRITPTMGFESHDDGGLPAERVEEIRSAAFTAITDWSAGAPVAYPAPDGAELVALMSAVMGEPVAEKYVPLAAEQLGFAPFVADDVTDRCADTGFSVIVVGAGFSGLAAAVHLKQAGIPFRVLERNDHVGGTWYEANYPGARVDVPNDLYSYSFFHREWSQNFAQPDEIRQYIDDVIAHFDLAPHIETGVSVDGAEWDADGSEWVVKINSGNGSETIRATALITAAGLHNTPNIPQFPGLSEFTGEVLHSARWSPETDLRGKKVAVVGAGASAMQVVCKIAEDVEQMVVVQREPHWTTPNEQYFRKQTPARHWLYRNVPFYRAWFRFRLYWIYTERNYPALRVDPKAAEKGKLVSGLNDAYRRNLTAYLRAQLDGREDLIEKSLPKYPPFGKRLLMDNGWFATLRRPNVSLVAEGVDHLTERGLVTDSGETFDVDILILCTGFQQQRYLYPMELRGRDGVELRESWSDDNARAYLGITAPGFPNLFFLYGPNTNPPGGSWLTVAEAQVRYVVEMLTEMVKDDVATVEVREEPFEDYNRELDDTNNAMVYAMDGVESYYRNSTGRVVTNSPWAVPDYFARTSAPNLADYDVTPR from the coding sequence ATGAGTCAACTCCTCGAACCCGGCGTCACCCTCGATGCCGACGAACTGCGGGACGCCCTGGCGGAAGCCAATGTGCCCTGCCTGATCGGCGTGCTCTACCAGCTGACCGGAGATGCCCGGTGGCTGGCCGAGCCGTACCGGATCACCCCCACCATGGGCTTCGAGAGCCACGACGACGGCGGGCTGCCCGCCGAACGCGTCGAGGAGATCCGGTCGGCGGCCTTCACCGCGATCACGGACTGGAGTGCGGGCGCACCGGTCGCGTACCCGGCACCCGACGGCGCCGAGCTGGTCGCGCTGATGTCCGCGGTGATGGGTGAACCGGTTGCCGAGAAGTATGTTCCGTTGGCCGCCGAGCAGCTCGGGTTCGCACCGTTCGTCGCCGATGACGTCACGGACCGCTGTGCGGACACCGGGTTCTCGGTGATCGTGGTCGGCGCCGGCTTCTCCGGCCTGGCGGCGGCGGTACACCTCAAACAGGCCGGCATCCCGTTCCGGGTGCTGGAACGCAACGACCACGTCGGCGGCACCTGGTACGAGGCCAACTACCCCGGTGCCCGCGTCGACGTTCCCAACGATCTCTACTCGTACTCCTTCTTCCACCGCGAGTGGAGCCAGAACTTCGCCCAGCCCGACGAGATCCGGCAGTACATCGACGATGTGATCGCCCACTTCGACCTGGCGCCGCACATCGAGACCGGAGTCAGCGTCGACGGCGCCGAATGGGATGCCGACGGCAGCGAATGGGTGGTGAAGATCAACTCCGGCAACGGGTCCGAGACCATCCGTGCCACTGCGTTGATCACCGCGGCCGGGCTGCACAACACCCCGAACATCCCGCAGTTCCCCGGGCTCTCCGAGTTCACCGGGGAGGTGCTGCACTCGGCCCGATGGTCGCCGGAGACCGATCTGCGCGGTAAGAAGGTCGCCGTCGTCGGAGCCGGGGCCAGCGCGATGCAGGTGGTCTGCAAGATCGCCGAGGATGTCGAGCAGATGGTCGTCGTCCAGCGCGAACCGCACTGGACCACGCCCAACGAGCAGTACTTCCGCAAGCAGACCCCGGCCCGGCACTGGCTGTACCGCAACGTGCCGTTCTACCGCGCCTGGTTCCGATTCCGGCTCTACTGGATCTACACCGAGCGCAACTACCCGGCGTTGCGGGTGGATCCCAAGGCCGCCGAGAAGGGCAAGCTGGTCAGCGGTCTCAACGACGCCTACCGGCGCAACCTGACCGCCTATCTGCGCGCACAGCTCGACGGGCGCGAGGACCTGATCGAGAAGTCCCTGCCCAAGTACCCGCCGTTCGGTAAACGTCTGCTGATGGACAACGGCTGGTTCGCCACGCTGCGCCGGCCGAACGTCAGCCTGGTCGCCGAGGGGGTCGATCACCTCACCGAACGTGGACTGGTCACCGACTCCGGGGAGACCTTCGACGTCGACATCCTGATCCTGTGCACCGGATTCCAGCAGCAGCGCTACCTCTACCCGATGGAGCTGCGCGGTCGCGACGGCGTCGAACTGCGCGAATCGTGGAGCGACGACAATGCCCGGGCCTACCTCGGCATCACCGCACCCGGGTTCCCCAACCTGTTCTTCCTGTACGGGCCCAACACCAACCCGCCGGGCGGCAGCTGGCTGACCGTCGCCGAGGCGCAGGTGCGCTACGTGGTGGAGATGCTGACCGAGATGGTCAAAGACGATGTGGCGACCGTCGAGGTCCGCGAGGAACCGTTCGAGGATTACAACCGCGAACTCGACGACACCAACAACGCCATGGTCTACGCGATGGACGGCGTCGAAAGCTACTACCGCAACAGCACCGGCCGGGTCGTCACCAACTCACCCTGGGCCGTTCCCGACTACTTCGCCCGTACCTCGGCCCCGAATCTGGCGGACTACGACGTCACTCCCCGCTGA
- a CDS encoding LLM class F420-dependent oxidoreductase, translated as MRIGTVLDFGRPMSVVGDEIAAWEQVGLSSVTLGEAYSLDAPTQLAYLAARTSSVELATGVLPLDTRTPSLIAMTAAGLDYVSAGRARLGLGPSGPQVVEGFHGLPFEGVLGKTRETIEICRSVWRREALQHQGRYYQVPLAPGRGTGLGKPLKLINRPVRNQIPISIASLGPRMVELTAEIADGWEPIFFYPEKIDDVWGKVLSSGAAKRSADLAPLEIIARAPVAVTDGDPTPWVDAAKPQLALYVGGMGSREKNFYNELVTAYGFAAEAATIQDHFLAGRIAEATAAVPDELVHATALIGNTDHIRRRLTALHEAGVTLVNITPMATDPAERLDAVKTVAALAKEIS; from the coding sequence ATGCGAATCGGCACTGTCCTGGACTTCGGCAGACCCATGTCGGTCGTCGGGGACGAGATCGCCGCCTGGGAGCAAGTGGGCCTTTCGTCGGTCACCCTCGGGGAGGCCTATTCTCTCGACGCCCCAACACAACTCGCCTATCTCGCGGCCCGCACCAGCTCCGTCGAACTGGCGACCGGCGTACTCCCCCTGGACACCCGCACCCCGTCGTTGATCGCGATGACCGCGGCCGGACTGGATTACGTCTCGGCCGGCCGGGCCCGCCTCGGCCTCGGTCCTTCCGGCCCCCAGGTGGTCGAGGGATTCCACGGGCTGCCCTTCGAAGGTGTCCTCGGTAAGACCCGCGAGACCATCGAGATCTGCCGGTCCGTGTGGCGGCGTGAGGCACTGCAGCATCAGGGCCGTTACTACCAGGTTCCGCTGGCACCGGGCCGCGGGACCGGGCTGGGCAAACCGCTCAAGCTCATCAATCGGCCTGTGCGCAACCAGATTCCGATCTCCATCGCGTCGCTGGGACCGCGGATGGTGGAACTGACGGCCGAGATCGCCGACGGGTGGGAACCCATCTTCTTCTACCCCGAGAAGATTGATGATGTCTGGGGCAAGGTGCTTTCGAGCGGGGCCGCCAAGCGCTCCGCGGACCTGGCGCCCCTGGAGATCATCGCCCGGGCACCGGTGGCCGTCACCGACGGTGATCCCACCCCCTGGGTGGACGCCGCCAAACCCCAACTGGCGCTGTACGTGGGCGGAATGGGCTCGCGGGAGAAGAATTTCTACAACGAACTGGTGACCGCATACGGATTCGCGGCCGAGGCCGCCACCATCCAGGACCACTTCCTGGCCGGCCGTATCGCCGAGGCCACCGCCGCGGTGCCCGATGAACTGGTGCACGCCACCGCCCTCATCGGTAACACCGACCACATCCGCCGGAGGCTCACCGCTCTGCATGAGGCAGGCGTGACCCTGGTCAACATCACCCCCATGGCAACCGATCCCGCCGAACGTCTCGACGCGGTCAAAACTGTTGCCGCCCTCGCTAAGGAGATCTCATGA